The Pirellulaceae bacterium genomic interval ACCCCAGCTGACCCATTCGTTAACAAAGTCGAGGCTCCCTAGCTGCCCCGGTCGACTTGCCGCTGACAGTTTCACGGCGTAGCGGGCGACATCGTCCGCCACGGGAACGCGCCGTACAACATCGTGGAACTTCAAAACGTCTTCGCCTGAATACAGAGGCTCAATGCGATCGGGGCGTCGGGAGGTTGTTTGCTTCACAACGGCAAGTTCGTCTTCCTCGGGCAAATAGTCAATTAACACATTGAACATGAAACGATCCAGTTGAGCCTCGGGCAGCGGGTAGGTCCCTTCCATCTCAATCGGATTTTGGGTCGCCAAGACAAAGAACGGCTCTTCGAGTTGATAGCGTGTGCCGGCTGCGGTCACCTGATGTTCTTGCATGGCTTCCAGGAGTGCCGCCTGGGTTTTGGGCGGTGTACGATTAATTTCATCCGCCAAGATCACGTTGGCAAAAATCGGTCCTTTCACAAACTGCATTTTTCGGTGGCCGTCACCAGCGTCTTCCAAGATTTCCGTGCCTGTGATATCCGCCGGCATCAAATCCGGAGTGAACTGAATTCGTTGAAAACGCAAATGAAAGACCTGGGCGATCGAACGAACCAGGAGAGTTTTTGCCAAGCCAGGCGCTCCGGTGATCAAACAATTACCACCGGCGAATAACGCAATCAATAATTGTTCGATCACATCCGTCTGACCAACGATGACCTTTCCTAGCTCGCTGGTGATGCGTTGCCGACTGTCTTGAATCATTTCGACGACTTGCTTTTCGTCGTCCAGCGTCTCGATGGGAGTATTCACAATGTCAATTTCTGGTGCGTTGGGGGTGATTGGGACGGAAACAGACGCGTCTCCCTAATGGGTCATGGCATAGGTCACGATGTTAATTCCAAGCGGATACGCTTTCTTGACGGAAAATTCCTGGAAATACCATTCGTGTTCTCCTTCACGCTCCCAGCCATCACCCAGGTCCGTGTTGTGGCAGATGAAGACCATGATACGCCCTTCGTCATCCTTGATGGCTTTATAGTAAGGTGTGCTTGTGTCGGAATCATAACGAGGTTCCCACGTGATTCCCCGTGAACGACCGGAGACAGCGATATTGATGGAAGGGACCTGCGGTTTTTCTTTCAATTGGTAAACACAGTTGAAAATTTCATGATTGAGGGGGACCTCTTCGGGTTCGCGATCGGGAAGTACACGCTTGATCTGGTAGCGGAAGTTCTGATATTCGGCTTCGCCCCAGAAATCGTCGACCATCAGGAATCCTCCATTGAGGAGATAGCGACGGAGGGCAACGATTTCATCATCATAGAAATGCAAACGTCCCGGCTCGACGATGTAGATGAAGGGATGGTCGAATAATCTCGGATCGGTCAGTTGCAAGACGATGGGATCTGGATTCACTTTGAGTGAGGTGAGTTGCTGTAACCGCAGCGAAAAGTTGAGATCACTATCTCGGTAATCGGTTCGCCATCCGCCGCCGCCCCATCCACGCCCTCCGCCATGGGAGTCATAACGAATTCGTACAAATGTGAAGACGTCGTTAGCCACCTCCGGACTGTTTTGCCAGGTGGGGACGCCGCCCCGTGAATCAGCTTGGTAGCGGGACCTGCGGTTCCAACGATCTCGTTGGGCGCTGACGAGTCCCGTAGCGGCCAACACGAGTCCTATGATCAGTAGTCCACAACAGACAAGAGCACGTCGATACTTCGCGAAACCTCGAGGGTGGAGTGCGGCTGTATTATTCGTCACGCGGCACCTGCGGTTCGGGGCTTTCCATGATCTGGACTAATTCCAACAGTAATCGCTGTGCTTCGCGATAGCGGGGGGCCGATTCGAGTGCCATCAGTACCTGGAGTTTCGCATCTTGAAACTTGCCGATGTCCCGCAAGGCGATTGCGAGCTGATAATGGGCAGCGGCCGGGTCGGCGGGATCCATCTGCAACAGCGCCTTTTGAGCCGAGATGACGTCGCGTGGTTGTTTGAGTCGCGCCGACGAAACCGCCAGCTGCTCGTGACCGCGCGGTAGTAATGGGTTAACCGCAAGGAATTGCTGAGCATCATTGTAAAGTTGTTCCCAATTCTCAGCTGCTCGATCAAGCTCCATGAGTCGACTGTAGACATCCATCGCATCGGGCTGAATAGACGCAAGGTGCCGAAGCAATTTTTCCTCTGCCTTAAAGTCTTCTAGGTTTCGGTGGACGGTTGCCATCAATTGTGCTGCGTTGCCTGGATCCGTATCCTCTGGAAACTGATCGTAGAGCGGTTGGAGAACCGTCAGAGCACGTTGCCACTGCTGATCACGAACGAGTTTCGTTCCCAACGCCTTGGTCAGCCAATAATTATCCGGGTGAGCGGCTTGTAATGTTGTCAGCGTTGCCAGATCAGAAGGAGCGGGTAACAACGAACGATCCCAATCAAGTTCCGGTGCAAATCGGTTGGCTCGGTCCCGTGCGTAGCTCGCAAATAAATCGTCCAAGATTTGTGGGGGAGCCATATAACGCTCGAGTGCTTTTTCGATTGGCATCCCGGCCGCGAGATCAACAAGAATGCGACGAAGGATGTCGTCACCATACTTTTCGAGGATGAATTCAATGACCAGGGACGATTCGAAATAGGCGAACTGCAGGTGGGTGGGTGTAGGAGGGCGCAGAAAGGCAGCGCTGAGTTGGCTCACAGGTGTCAAAGCATCGCTGAGAATCATTTGCCGAAACTCAGGCGTCATGGATTGGCCCCAGGCTTGGTTGGCCTGCCGTTCTTCGTAAACGGAAATCCCTTCACTTAGCCAACGCGGCATGCGATTGTTGGTTTTTGTGAGCGTAACAACATGACAGAATTCGTGCCAAAGCACCGCTTGCCAATTGGACGGTGTAGGGCCCTGTGACGCGGGACTATTGGCGGTGATCACCTTGCCAAAGCAAACGCCGAGATATCCGGATCCGCCCGGTAGGCCAAAGGTTCGGATCGCGAAGTCTTGTTGTCGCGGAAAGATTTCTACAATCACTGGCTCTTCACCGAGCGAGACCTCGTACTTCGAGCAAAGTGCCTCGCGCGCCTCGGTAAGCAGTTCTAAGACTTGTGTGCCGTAGATAGACGCTTCGCGAGCTTCCATTCGCACGATGAAACCATTTGACGTGAGTGTTGTGTAGCGTTCGATTTTGTCCTTGAGGGCCATTAAGTTGAACGCCACGACGTTGTACGCGTCCTGGCCCTGCACCTCTGCCGCAAGTTTCCAGCCTTCCTTTTCTTTTCCGATGCGAAGCAAATCTTGGGCGAGCTGGAATTTTGCGGGCAAGAAATCAGGTTGGATTACCAGCGCCCGACGTTGGTAGGTGGCACCATCGGCAAAGCGGTATTTTTGGGACAATTTGCGACCGATCAGGTGGTCAACTTGG includes:
- a CDS encoding MoxR family ATPase — encoded protein: MIQDSRQRITSELGKVIVGQTDVIEQLLIALFAGGNCLITGAPGLAKTLLVRSIAQVFHLRFQRIQFTPDLMPADITGTEILEDAGDGHRKMQFVKGPIFANVILADEINRTPPKTQAALLEAMQEHQVTAAGTRYQLEEPFFVLATQNPIEMEGTYPLPEAQLDRFMFNVLIDYLPEEDELAVVKQTTSRRPDRIEPLYSGEDVLKFHDVVRRVPVADDVARYAVKLSAASRPGQLGSLDFVNEWVSWGAGLRAAQTLVIGAKARAILSGRAHATFEDIRALAAPTLRHRILVGYKAEAEGITVDNVITRLLETVSS
- a CDS encoding DUF4159 domain-containing protein, producing the protein MTNNTAALHPRGFAKYRRALVCCGLLIIGLVLAATGLVSAQRDRWNRRSRYQADSRGGVPTWQNSPEVANDVFTFVRIRYDSHGGGRGWGGGGWRTDYRDSDLNFSLRLQQLTSLKVNPDPIVLQLTDPRLFDHPFIYIVEPGRLHFYDDEIVALRRYLLNGGFLMVDDFWGEAEYQNFRYQIKRVLPDREPEEVPLNHEIFNCVYQLKEKPQVPSINIAVSGRSRGITWEPRYDSDTSTPYYKAIKDDEGRIMVFICHNTDLGDGWEREGEHEWYFQEFSVKKAYPLGINIVTYAMTH
- a CDS encoding peptidase MA family metallohydrolase, with protein sequence MEHLTVNSKARGGYSPRRLLLAMLGGILGLLTHVSVVPGASHWETEKLLFSGQYDACEQLARAEVERGVWNEQWSELLIECLLTRGRYAEAEQVFQNSQKRYANRIALRLQGYEIYRMLDQADQAEKQLETIYRLVSQSPWRYSSSRDQITLGRFFALQGEDAREILDIIYDRVRKRNSKYTDVYIATAELALEKHDYGMAAENLEVAAKLEQDNPEIFYLQARAWLPSDTDKGNAALSQALKLNPRHVPSLLLQVDYLIDAERFSEAETILEKVLEVNPLQPEAWAFHAVIAHLSGHYRGEQALRKVALSTWTSNHQVDHLIGRKLSQKYRFADGATYQRRALVIQPDFLPAKFQLAQDLLRIGKEKEGWKLAAEVQGQDAYNVVAFNLMALKDKIERYTTLTSNGFIVRMEAREASIYGTQVLELLTEAREALCSKYEVSLGEEPVIVEIFPRQQDFAIRTFGLPGGSGYLGVCFGKVITANSPASQGPTPSNWQAVLWHEFCHVVTLTKTNNRMPRWLSEGISVYEERQANQAWGQSMTPEFRQMILSDALTPVSQLSAAFLRPPTPTHLQFAYFESSLVIEFILEKYGDDILRRILVDLAAGMPIEKALERYMAPPQILDDLFASYARDRANRFAPELDWDRSLLPAPSDLATLTTLQAAHPDNYWLTKALGTKLVRDQQWQRALTVLQPLYDQFPEDTDPGNAAQLMATVHRNLEDFKAEEKLLRHLASIQPDAMDVYSRLMELDRAAENWEQLYNDAQQFLAVNPLLPRGHEQLAVSSARLKQPRDVISAQKALLQMDPADPAAAHYQLAIALRDIGKFQDAKLQVLMALESAPRYREAQRLLLELVQIMESPEPQVPRDE